A single Lactuca sativa cultivar Salinas chromosome 8, Lsat_Salinas_v11, whole genome shotgun sequence DNA region contains:
- the LOC111915554 gene encoding uncharacterized protein LOC111915554 isoform X1 translates to MFFLQSDLRSAIQIAATFCYLNPSRYESPFPRPVSVRTPPRLRPLHAAAVERISHKPPICTADELHYVSIHNSDWRLALWRYKPPPKAPSRNHPLLLLSGVGTNAIGYDLAPGSSFARHMSSQGYDTWILEFRGAGLSSEVASKEVKQPISLPSERMESTPKTQENGVVSVSSQNQPNPNSDSSVEKKEMAESDDQSQLLMTFTETFKRFSERLSTLIKEGSPEALQNSTLATQIRDLSQRLGDIIEEGQRSVSPPFTDLLDRFSSTIENLQTQIDILGKYNWDFDHYLEEDVPAAMEYIRRQCNPKDDKLLAIGHSMGGILLYAMLSRNVHEGKDSKLAAIVTLGASLDYTTSNSSLKLLTPLADPAQVLNVRAVPLGALLAAAYPLASRPPYVMSWLSRLISAQDMMHPDLMEKFVMNNFCTVPAKLLLQLTTAFQEGGLRDRSGTFFYKDHLNKIDVPVLAIAGDLDVICPPEAVHETIKLVPKHLATYKVFGEPDGPHYAHYDIVGGRLAPQQLFPSIIEFLADHDSI, encoded by the exons atgtttttcctCCAATCGGATCTTCGATCTGCAATTCAAATTGCTGCTACCTTTTGCTATTTGAACCCCAGTCGCTACGAATCGCCCTTCCCCAGACCCGTTTCCGTCCGTACGCCGCCCCGGCTTAGACCGCTCCATGCGGCGGCCGTAGAGAGAATATCTCACAAGCCTCCGATCTGTACTGCTGATGAACTTCATTACGTTTCAATTCATAACTCCGACTGGCGACTCGCTCTCTGGCGTTACAAGCCTCCTCCTAAG GCACCTTCAAGAAATCATCCATTACTGCTTTTGAGTGGTGTTGGAACAAATGCAATTGGATATGATCTTGCTCCTGGG TCTTCATTTGCACGCCACATGTCAAGCCAAGGATACGATACCTGGATTCTTGAATTCCGAGGAGCTGGATTGAGTTCAGAGGTGGCATCGAAAGAAGTCAAACAGCCAATCAGCCTTCCTTCTGAAAGAATGGAATCAACTCCCAAAACACAAGAAAACGGTGTGGTTTCTGTTTCTTCCCAAAATCAACCAAACCCTAATTCTGATTCTTCTGTAGAAAAGAAAGAGATGGCTGAATCCGATGATCAGTCACAGTTGTTGATGACATTCACAGAAACTTTTAAGCGGTTTTCTGAGAGATTATCAACACTAATAAAGGAAG GTTCTCCAGAAGCTCTACAAAATTCGACTCTTGCAACCCAAATAAGAGATTTAAGTCAAAGGCTTGGTGATATTATTGAAGAAGGTCAACGCTCAGTGTCTCCTCCATTTACAGATTTACTAGATCGCTTTTCTTCCACAATTGAAAACCTCCAAACACAAATTGACATCCTTGGCAAGTATAACTGGGACTTTGACCACTACCTTGAAGAGGACGTGCCTGCTGCG ATGGAATACATACGAAGACAATGCAACCCGAAAGATGACAAGTTGCTTGCAATTGGCCATTCCATGGGTGGTATCTTGTTGTATGCCATGCTCTCAAGAAATG ttcACGAAGGAAAAGACTCCAAATTGGCTGCAATTGTTACTTTGGGGGCTTCACTTGATTACACCACATCAAATTCATCGCTAAAACTACTCACACCTCTG GCAGATCCAGCTCAGGTATTGAATGTGCGTGCTGTTCCATTAGGCGCATTGCTTGCAGCAGCTTATCCTCTTGCTTCTCGTCCTCCTTATGTCATGTCATGGTTAAGTCGCCTCATTTCTGCACAAGATATGATGCATCCAGACCTCATGGAGAAATTTGTTATGAACAATTTCT gcACGGTGCCTGCGAAGCTGCTATTGCAGCTAACAACAGCCTTTCAGGAAGGTGGATTACGTGACAGAAGTGGAACTTTCTTCTACAAAGATCATCTTAACAAAATTGATGTTCCTGTTTTAGCAATTGCTGGTGATCTTGATGTCATTTGTCCACCCGAAGCTGTACATG AGACAATCAAACTGGTTCCTAAACATCTAGCAACATACAAAGTCTTTGGTGAGCCAGATGGGCCACACTATGCCCACTATGATATTGTTGGAGGCCGTTTG GCACCACAACAGTTATTTCCGAGCATAATCGAGTTTTTGGCTGATCATGACTCCATATAA
- the LOC111915554 gene encoding uncharacterized protein LOC111915554 isoform X2: MFFLQSDLRSAIQIAATFCYLNPSRYESPFPRPVSVRTPPRLRPLHAAAVERISHKPPICTADELHYVSIHNSDWRLALWRYKPPPKAPSRNHPLLLLSGVGTNAIGYDLAPGSSFARHMSSQGYDTWILEFRGAGLSSEVASKEVKQPISLPSERMESTPKTQENGSPEALQNSTLATQIRDLSQRLGDIIEEGQRSVSPPFTDLLDRFSSTIENLQTQIDILGKYNWDFDHYLEEDVPAAMEYIRRQCNPKDDKLLAIGHSMGGILLYAMLSRNVHEGKDSKLAAIVTLGASLDYTTSNSSLKLLTPLADPAQVLNVRAVPLGALLAAAYPLASRPPYVMSWLSRLISAQDMMHPDLMEKFVMNNFCTVPAKLLLQLTTAFQEGGLRDRSGTFFYKDHLNKIDVPVLAIAGDLDVICPPEAVHETIKLVPKHLATYKVFGEPDGPHYAHYDIVGGRLAPQQLFPSIIEFLADHDSI; the protein is encoded by the exons atgtttttcctCCAATCGGATCTTCGATCTGCAATTCAAATTGCTGCTACCTTTTGCTATTTGAACCCCAGTCGCTACGAATCGCCCTTCCCCAGACCCGTTTCCGTCCGTACGCCGCCCCGGCTTAGACCGCTCCATGCGGCGGCCGTAGAGAGAATATCTCACAAGCCTCCGATCTGTACTGCTGATGAACTTCATTACGTTTCAATTCATAACTCCGACTGGCGACTCGCTCTCTGGCGTTACAAGCCTCCTCCTAAG GCACCTTCAAGAAATCATCCATTACTGCTTTTGAGTGGTGTTGGAACAAATGCAATTGGATATGATCTTGCTCCTGGG TCTTCATTTGCACGCCACATGTCAAGCCAAGGATACGATACCTGGATTCTTGAATTCCGAGGAGCTGGATTGAGTTCAGAGGTGGCATCGAAAGAAGTCAAACAGCCAATCAGCCTTCCTTCTGAAAGAATGGAATCAACTCCCAAAACACAAGAAAACG GTTCTCCAGAAGCTCTACAAAATTCGACTCTTGCAACCCAAATAAGAGATTTAAGTCAAAGGCTTGGTGATATTATTGAAGAAGGTCAACGCTCAGTGTCTCCTCCATTTACAGATTTACTAGATCGCTTTTCTTCCACAATTGAAAACCTCCAAACACAAATTGACATCCTTGGCAAGTATAACTGGGACTTTGACCACTACCTTGAAGAGGACGTGCCTGCTGCG ATGGAATACATACGAAGACAATGCAACCCGAAAGATGACAAGTTGCTTGCAATTGGCCATTCCATGGGTGGTATCTTGTTGTATGCCATGCTCTCAAGAAATG ttcACGAAGGAAAAGACTCCAAATTGGCTGCAATTGTTACTTTGGGGGCTTCACTTGATTACACCACATCAAATTCATCGCTAAAACTACTCACACCTCTG GCAGATCCAGCTCAGGTATTGAATGTGCGTGCTGTTCCATTAGGCGCATTGCTTGCAGCAGCTTATCCTCTTGCTTCTCGTCCTCCTTATGTCATGTCATGGTTAAGTCGCCTCATTTCTGCACAAGATATGATGCATCCAGACCTCATGGAGAAATTTGTTATGAACAATTTCT gcACGGTGCCTGCGAAGCTGCTATTGCAGCTAACAACAGCCTTTCAGGAAGGTGGATTACGTGACAGAAGTGGAACTTTCTTCTACAAAGATCATCTTAACAAAATTGATGTTCCTGTTTTAGCAATTGCTGGTGATCTTGATGTCATTTGTCCACCCGAAGCTGTACATG AGACAATCAAACTGGTTCCTAAACATCTAGCAACATACAAAGTCTTTGGTGAGCCAGATGGGCCACACTATGCCCACTATGATATTGTTGGAGGCCGTTTG GCACCACAACAGTTATTTCCGAGCATAATCGAGTTTTTGGCTGATCATGACTCCATATAA